Within Aerosakkonema funiforme FACHB-1375, the genomic segment ATCAAAAACCGTGTCGGAGAAGGGGTAGCTCTGAACAATCTAGGTGCTTTTCTTGGTGAATTAGGCAAGTTCTCAGAAGCAGAGATAGCATTGCGGGATGGAATAGAGGTTTGGGAATCTCTACGAGTAGGTTTGGGTAGCAGAGATGCTGAAAAAGTGTCAATTTTTGAACGACAAGCTGGCACCTATCAAATATTGCAACAAGTTTTGATTGCTCAGAACAAGATCAATGAAGCATTAGAAGTAGCTGAAAGTGGACGTGCTAGAGCTTTTGTGGATTTATTAGCCATAAATCTAGTATCTCCAGATTATAATACTCCGTCTTTGACAGCTAAACATATTCAAAAAATTAGTAAAGCGCAAAAGGCGATAATTGTTCAATATTCAATTATTTATAATAAGTTCAAAATTAAAAGAAAAATACAAGGACGTGAATCAGAATTATACATTTGGGTAGTCAAACCGACAGGTGAAATTGCCTTTCGCCAGGTCGATCTCAAACCCCTATGGCAGCAACAAAACACTTCTTTACAAGAACTCGTTAGCAAAAACCTCGAATTAGTCTCCGCAGGTATCAACAGAGGTGAAAGCGATAATCCAACCCTTTCCAACAATCCATCTTTTGCCCCTGGAGACTTAGTAAGACTCAATAACGATCGCCCTAATTACCCAGCATGGCAGGTAGTTTCTGTCAATCCCCAAAATCGCACGGTAAGACTCAGGCAACCTTCTTTCGCGGAAGGCGTAATTATAGAACGCCCGATCGCAGATGTAACCAAAGTATCATCTCCCAACGCACAGAACAAGCGCTTGCAGCAACTCCATAAACTCCTCATCGAACCAATAGCCGACTTACTGCCAACTGACCCCAATGCCCGTGTTATCTTTATTCCCCAAGGAGCCTTATTTTTTGTTCCATTTCCAGCATTGCAAGACGCTGACAACAAATTTTTAATCGAAAAACACACTATCCTCACCGCACCATCGATTCAAGTTCTCGACTTAACCCACCAACAGCGTCAACGAGTACCGGGAACAACTAAAGATGTGCTAGTAGTAGGCAACCCCACAATGCCGGAAGTTTCGCCTTTTCCTGGGGAACCTGCGCGACAATTATCTCCTCTCCCTGCTGCGGAACGGGAAGCAACGGAAGTAGCACAAATGTTCAAAACTCAAGCGCTGATAGGGAATCAAGCTACTAAGACGGCTATTTTATCCCAACTGTCCAAAGCCAGAATCATTCATTTGGCGACTCACGGACTATTGCATGATTATACAGGTGGGGGTGTACCAGGCGCGATCGCACTCGCTCCCTCTCCTAACGATAACGGTTTGCTCACCGCTAGCGAAATCCTAGATTTGAAACTCAACGCTGAATTAGTTGTCCTAAGTGCCTGTAACACCGGAAAAGGGCGCATTACTGGTGATGGCGTAATCGGGTTATCTCGTTCTCTGATTTCCGCAGGCGTTCCCAGTGTAGTCGTCTCCCTGTGGTCAGTACCCGACGCACCAACAGCATCCTTGATGACCGAATTTTATCGCCAGATGCAGAGAAGTCCTGATAAAGCGCAAGCACTACGTCAGGCGATGCTTACCACTATCAGAACACACCCCAATCCTAAAGACTGGGCAGCTTTTACCCTTATTGGCGAAGCGGAATGAGAAAGAGTTACATATTTTTCCAATCCTCTCCCGATACATAAACAGAAAGTAACGGAGTTAAGACAAGAGGCGATTATGGCAACGACTTTACCACAGATTGCACATTATCTCGATGAACGTGGTTGGAAATACAAACTCGATGAAGAGAATAACTGCATCATCACTGGGGTCAAAGCTAAAAACGTTGAGAATTTTTGGCTTGTTATCAATTTAATGGAGAACGGAGAGTATTTTCAGATGGTAGCACCCCAACTGCTAACGGGAGTGAAAGATCATGTATATAAAGGGGTGTTGTTTCAAACTTTATTAGCACTTTCTTGGGAAACTAAGATGGTGCGGTGGGAATATAACCAGCTTGATGGGGAAGTTCGCGCCTCAATTGAGTTTCCTTTGGAAGATGGCGGACTTACTCAAAGACAGTTTGATAGATGTTTAAATATGCTGATTCAGTTGGTCGATGAGTTAGCAATGCCACGACTTAAAACAGTGCTGGAAACTGGAGAAGATCCCAATCAAAAAGAGTTGGGGGAAAGATTATTATTGAGTCTGCAAGAGATTTTACCAGATGGGTCGCTGGGTTTGTTGGAACAGGCGATCGCAGCCCGCAAGCAAAGAGGAATTAGTTGATGGATAGATTGATTTAATTTTGGCTTAATACTACTCGTTGTGAGGATAATAAAAACAATGAAAATTGAACGAGAAAATGAGGAAAAAATGTATTCGACTTTTCTCCAATTTAAATGGATGAATAATCATCTCGTTGTTCCAGATGATCCTTGGCGATCGCACCGAAAATTACAACAGAATGCTAGGAAAGTTATCCAGTTAACTCCGACAGCTAACGAGCGAAATTTAGCAGAATACTGGATAAAAGACTTGCAACTTAATGCTATATCAATCATTTGGTTTTGGTTGCTCCTTCGAGAATATAATTGCATGGCTGGTATTCTATTTTTACGCGAACCCCCATTAGCTAGATTGCATTTATCAGCTTATTTTGAAGAAAGTTGCTTTTGGATTGCCCACAAATTAGCTCTAAAGCGATCGGGAAAATCATCCTATTCCTACTTGTTTCAGGAATACTTTCAAATAGCTAGAGTCATAGCTGCTCAACCCGAAAAAATTTTGCAAGACTACGACCCTAGCCGCAGTAATAGCGTCAAAAGCGTCAAAAATTGGGGTCACACAAAACTCGTAACTGCTATCTTAGAGATAACAGGTGAAAAGACCCATTCTGATGCTGGACTGCTGAGACGGCAGACTAAAACTTCTCTGAAAAAAGCTTTACAAGAAGAGGGTATTACTGAAAAAAACTTAACGTCTTATTTACTGGCTTGGCAAAGCTTTAAGGATAATTATACTCCTGATACACCTAGAAGAGGTCAACCACTTCCTTGGCCTAATGTTGAACATCGGAACAACATTGCTAATGAATACAACCAGCAAGTAGATAAATATAAGCAGCAATTAATTGTACTAATTAAGCTGTCTTTTATTTATATAAATTGTCTGGCTGGTGCGTTATTTTTTCTCACACTACAAGCGGATTTTAAGTTAGCACCTTCGATGACCGCAGAAAGCATTAATGCAGAAAGCATTGATAAATTACTTAAGTTCTGTGTTAAATCCTTACGGAATAGTAACGAAATTCAGGTGTCTGAGCTAGAAGAGTTTGACGCAATTGCTGACCAAGAAATGATGTATGAAAGTGAGTCAGGAATTGAGGGGTTTAAGAATGCAGAGATCGGAGAATGTCTATCAAATGCCTTTTCCTCCCTACCGAAAGAGGCACAAATTATCTTGAGGCTTTGGCATGGCTTAGGATTTAATCAGGGTGATGTTGGGGAGTTGTTTGGAATTGAACGGAATCAAATTGCTAACAAAATAAAAGCTTGGCGTAGCTCGTTATTACGGGATTTGATCAAATATTTAGATCAGCCAATGACTGCTCAAGAAATTAATCAGAAGTCAAAAAAGATGGATTTGTGGTTTACTGATTATCTTAGAGAACAGTTCGTATATTTTTTATCCAATACCCTTAATAACGAATTCAATGGCGATGTACCACTCCTACAAAAGTGCTATAACAAGGGGAGGTTTGATCTGAAGGCTGGAGCTAATTACCTAAAAATCCCCGAAACTGAAGTCAGTCAAAGGCTTGAAAAACTTAAGGAACATCTGGAATATCGATTGACAGACTATGTAGGCAGTCAATTAATAGCAGAGGTAGATCAAATTCTGTATGAAGCCTTGAGTACAATAAATTTAGCGAAAACATTGACTATAGATTTAGTCAATCAAAGACTAGCTGAGTTTATGACTTCAGTCGTTCAAGCTAAGGCTGAATTTTTAGATGAAGAAAATCAAGATATCGCTAAATTTGTTGAAGAATGGTTGACCAAAGACAAAACGGGGGTAGAGTAATGAAATTAAGTATACAGGAATTAAACCAGATTTATGCCGATCAAATTTGTCTAGAATTTTCTAGTCAAGACCAAGATAAAGCATGGCCTTCTGAAAA encodes:
- a CDS encoding CHAT domain-containing protein; amino-acid sequence: MRPWKLTLSSVSLLVTVSTALPINLLVPFSVPQVLAQTVEERKAEADRLFQQGLEQYHTSQIEVALQSWKQALTMYREIKDRQAEAKVQSLAVAREIKNLVGEGSALCNLGIAYDFLGDYAKAIEYQQQSLVVAREIKDRQLEKNVLGNLGNAYNSLGDYTKAIDYYQQSFAIARELKDRVGEGQSLGDLGNVYNSLRDYTKAIDYYQESLAIAREIKDRDVEGTALRNLGNAYRFLGNYTKAIEYVQQSLAIAREIKNRVGEGVALNNLGAFLGELGKFSEAEIALRDGIEVWESLRVGLGSRDAEKVSIFERQAGTYQILQQVLIAQNKINEALEVAESGRARAFVDLLAINLVSPDYNTPSLTAKHIQKISKAQKAIIVQYSIIYNKFKIKRKIQGRESELYIWVVKPTGEIAFRQVDLKPLWQQQNTSLQELVSKNLELVSAGINRGESDNPTLSNNPSFAPGDLVRLNNDRPNYPAWQVVSVNPQNRTVRLRQPSFAEGVIIERPIADVTKVSSPNAQNKRLQQLHKLLIEPIADLLPTDPNARVIFIPQGALFFVPFPALQDADNKFLIEKHTILTAPSIQVLDLTHQQRQRVPGTTKDVLVVGNPTMPEVSPFPGEPARQLSPLPAAEREATEVAQMFKTQALIGNQATKTAILSQLSKARIIHLATHGLLHDYTGGGVPGAIALAPSPNDNGLLTASEILDLKLNAELVVLSACNTGKGRITGDGVIGLSRSLISAGVPSVVVSLWSVPDAPTASLMTEFYRQMQRSPDKAQALRQAMLTTIRTHPNPKDWAAFTLIGEAE